From the Brassica napus cultivar Da-Ae chromosome A8, Da-Ae, whole genome shotgun sequence genome, one window contains:
- the LOC106371861 gene encoding putative F-box protein At2g02030: MTAWMEIYQRSFPMKQRETKRRRKGRREWKIEIPNDVMEEIVMRLPVRSIMRFQAVSKHWESMIKTRDFRARHMAHQRSKDPKLMFVSYGQYHIRFEQRDMETTSLEESLCLKIEEIKGAIAISECCDGLVCFYGLTDAVRVINMATETSLVPPLPLAKFQQLYKDHPDPDLEVEMEDVTDEDDDLHTVPVPFILFTRFGFGKDRVTGRYKIVWLYNIYPATLNKKKKTRCEVFDFEEWRWRFVTTRPLDHHQILSSQRPSFANGSLYWLTGDERGYPSTQTKLIVFDIYTEMFQVTSTPPFITPDASGDKIGLCNLDGRLCISELKGDCKQEFWWRVEECNKWERIFSVDLNSTSCWFGGITSQPLTPLAISKDNNKVVLSLTYQGNLVDFDLDPDSTVYHLYYSGYYGLAVPYFPSLSLVHATF; encoded by the coding sequence aTGACGGCGTGGATGGAGATTTATCAGAGAAGCTTTCCCATGAAACAAAGAGAAACCAAACGtagaagaaaaggaagaagagagtGGAAGATTGAGATCCCCAATGATGTCATGGAAGAAATCGTGATGAGGCTTCCGGTGAGATCGATTATGAGGTTCCAAGCTGTTTCAAAGCACTGGGAATCCATGATTAAGACAAGAGATTTTAGGGCAAGACACATGGCTCATCAGAGAAGCAAAGATCCTAAACTCATGTTTGTCTCTTATGGTCAGTATCATATCCGTTTTGAGCAAAGGGACATGGAGACGACTTCTCTTGAAGAGAGCCTCTGTTTGAAAATTGAAGAGATTAAGGGTGCTATCGCAATCTCCGAATGCTGCGATGGCCTTGTCTGCTTCTACGGCTTGACGGATGCAGTGAGAGTGATAAATATGGCCACAGAAACATCGTTGGTACCACCACTCCCCTTAGCGAAATTTCAGCAGCTCTATAAAGACCATCCAGACCCAGATCTGGAGGTGGAGATGGAGGACGTGacagatgaagatgatgatctACATACTGTTCCAGTGCCATTCATATTATTTACTAGGTTTGGATTTGGGAAAGACAGGGTCACAGGACGATATAAGATAGTGTGGCTCTATAATATATATCCTGCTACcttgaacaagaagaagaagacaagatgCGAGGTTTTCGATTTTGAGGAATGGAGATGGAGATTCGTGACTACCAGACCTCTTGATCATCACCAAATCTTGTCGAGTCAGAGGCCATCGTTTGCAAACGGATCATTATACTGGCTTACGGGAGATGAACGAGGATACCCATCAACACAAACCAAGCTCATAGTTTTCGATATTTATACAGAGATGTTTCAAGTCACCTCAACACCACCTTTTATTACCCCTGATGCCTCTGGTGACAAAATTGGTTTATGTAATCTTGATGGTCGTCTCTGCATTTCTGAGCTCAAGGGAGATTGTAAGCAAGAGTTTTGGTGGAGGGTTGAAGAATGCAACAAGTGGGAGAGAATCTTCTCAGTTGACTTGAATTCTACTTCCTGTTGGTTTGGTGGTATCACTTCACAGCCTCTCACACCTTTGGCCATTTCCAAGGATAACAATAAAGTCGTCCTCTCGCTTACCTATCAAGGAAACCTTGTTGACTTTGATCTTGATCCTGACTCGACTGTTTATCATTTGTATTATTCTGGTTACTATGGCTTAGCTGTTCCTTATTTTCCAAGTTTATCACTAGTTCATGCAACTTTCTag